The DNA region AATAGTGCGTATTATTCCTACTTGACAATCAGTACACAGAAGGGCCAAGGAACTTAGCCAAAGTCATGCAGCAAGTCATCGGTAAAATTGGGactcaaaaatacaaaaaactttCACCCCCAAATTGAAGAATTTTAGTTGAACATAAGTGCATGTTTTATACACAATACTAGGTCTgggctgtgggggtgggggtgagaatacaaagtttagataagacttAGCCTGTGCCCTTATATTGTGCTGAGAAATGAAGTATGTCTTTTGTCTCCATTTTTGCCCTTAGTAAGCATCCTGCAGTGTGTGAGGACTGACAGCATACAGAACCGGACAGCCCGAGCCTTGGGGAACCTGGCTATGGAGGCTGAGAGCTGTGGAGACATCCACAGAGCCGGTAAGAGCTTGATGAGGGGAAAGGGGCATGGGAATGGCAGGGAGGGAGTGCCTGAGTTTTGGCAAAAAGAGAAGATAGGAGCCCAGAATTGGAAGACTCAAACACATGTTCCTtcacccttccctttcttctccattcctcTGTCTAGGTGCTGTGCCTCTGCTGGTTGAGATCCTCACTGCCTCTCAGGATTCCCAATGTCTCCAGAGCGTCGTCCGTGCCCTCCGCAACTTGGCTGATTCACCTCAGCACCGCCTGGCCCTAGCCCAACAGGGGGCAGTTCGGCCCCTGGCAGAGCTACTGGCTACAACCTCTGACCCTGCCCTGACTTCAGCCCTGGCTCGGGCCCTGTTGGAGCTAAGCCGAGGCTGCTCACGGGCCTGTGCTGAACAACTCAGCCTTGGTGGTGGACTGGGACCCCTGGTGAGCCTGGCCACTCACCCCAAGCGGACAGTACGTGATGCAGCCATCCTGACTCTGGCCAACCTGTGTGCCCAGGGCCTAGTGCGTCCTGCTTTGGGTAATGCTGGTGGTGTGGAAGTTCTCCTCAGTGAACTCCGGAGGAGAAGGGGGCCCAGTGGTGCAGGCCCAGTGTCCCAGCAGGCCCTGGTACGGGCTGTCTGTCTTCTGTGCCGTGAGGCCATTAACCGAGCACGACTGAGGGATGCTGGGGGTCTGGAGCTGCTCATGTCCCTTCTGAGAGACCCACGGGCAGAGGCCTTTCATCCTCGTGTAGTAGCAGCACTTGTTGGCTTCCTGTATGACACTGGGGCCCTAGGAAGACTGCAGGCACTAGGGCTTGTGCCATTGCtggcagggcagctaagtggtgaagttggagaagaggaggaagagggccaTGAGGCTGCTTCCTGTGACTTCCCTGAGGAACGGACCCCAGGACCAACAGAGGCTGGAAGCTTCAGGAGCCTCAGGTAAGCCAGCATCTTGGGCAGTCTCTCTAGATCTGCAGTTCCTGATCAAATCTTTCCTGACTCTACCtatctttcccaatttttatatTCTCTAATATAATaccacagtagataaagcactggacttgaattcaaatctagactcagacactagctgtatgaccttgggcaagctacttaaccttcgtctgccttagtttcttcatctgcagggTTGTTGTTTTAATGTGGTTTATAAATACTGGCTATTATTAGTTAATGCTTCAACTAAGTGCCTTTTATGTCCCCCTTttaaggcactgtgataagcacttttcAAACATGATTTCAATTAGGTCTGATAGGAACACTAAATGTCTTTCTCTTTGATCCTCCAGGTCATGGCTGATATCAGAAGGCTATGCGGTGGCACCTGGAGATATCTCCCCTGATTGGTCCCCTGAACACTGCCCCCTGCCAGAGCTTCCCACAGCCCCAGTGAGACCCCTCCAGCAGCAGTGCTTACAGGACAGCCTTTCCCATTCCCCACCAACCTCTGCTCCAAACCCTGCCTCCCTAGGCTTGGAGACTCCCAGCCACTCAGGCAACATCCCAAACCCTTCACCACCCCCCCTGAGGATATCTGGTCGGGCTGAAGAATTGTGGGGACGGGAAGGGCCAGCACTCTTACTCTTGTCACGCTTCTCACAGGCCCCAGATCCCAGTGGGGCACTAGTGACTGGTCCAGCGCTGCAAGGCCTGCTAGGCTATGTGACTGGGGCCCCTGGCCCCCCAAATCCCCGGGCCCTTCGAATTCTGACCCGCCTCACCTGCAACCCTGCTTGTCTAGAAGCTTTTGTCCGAAGCTATGGTGCTGCACTCATCCGGGCCTGGCTAGTGCTGGGTGTTGCTCCAGACGATTGGCGAGCCTCAAAGCCACCCCGAGCTCGAGCAGGCGATCGAAAACATAGAGAACTAGGTGAGTGACCCCTTTCTTTTTTCAGGTACACAAACATAGGGTTTTCCTGCCCCTTATTCTCTCTTTACAACCCGGAAGTTCTTTCTTCCTATTACCCGGATCTCTGTGCTGCCCATATTTAGTTTTCTTGAACCTATGTGACCTCTCTCCTTGTAATTTTATCCCTCAAAAACCCAGGCATCTTAAACCTTCCTTGCCAATCCTCTCTACCTCATCAGTTCTGCTGCCTTCAGTGATCCAGTATCCTGACCTgaccctccttctcctcccaggTGAAATGCTGCTCCAGAACCTGACGGTCCAGGCTGAGTCTCCCTTCGGGGTGGGAGCACTCACTCACTTGCTTCTGTCTGGGACCCCAGAAGACCGAGTTGCCTGTGCACTGACTCTGCCCTTCATCTGCAGGTACATTATTTTAGGAGCCAGGGGAATGCTCCTGAGGCTGTAGGGATAGGATGGGAGGGCAGAAAAGAGAAATTTGTGAAAGATCCATAGATGTTAGGAAAAGACTTTGCTCCCTCCCTTTGGCTGCTTGCTTCACCTATGTAATCCAAGGTCTCTTAGTATTTGTCTTCCCTCCCTTTGACTCTACAGTCAATCCCCAAATTCCTAATTCTCTTCTCCTTGACTTTACCTCCCATCTTCCCTACcgccttctccctcccttcccttagcTCTATGCTTTCTGCCTCTCTGTCCTAAAGAGATTCATAGTAAGTTCCTTGGAATGGGCAAGGTCATAAGCCTATTTCAGGGCCACCCAGAGCTTGTTTCTAGCAGGGACTTGTACTACTTTCTCTTGTGAGGTAAGAAGGCCTGTATTGTCTCAAGTGCCCTCACTGACTCTTGTGCCCACCCCTCTGTCTTTCAGGAAACCAGCTCTCTGGAGGCGTCTACTTCTAGATCAAGGTGGTCTCCGCCTCCTTCTGACGGCACTTTCTCGTCCAGCCCCTCAcccacttttcctcttttttgctgCTGATTCCCTGTCCTGCCTTCGATGCCTAATCTCTCCATCAGTGGATTTTGCCCAGCCTCCTGTGGATTCTTCTTCAACCTCCCCTTGCCTCTATGAGCAGTTGCTGGGCCCTACTCCATCCCTAGTCCCTGACCTCCACTTCCTGTTGGACTCAGGCCTGCGCCTACCTGCCATTCGGGCCTCTGCAGTCGATGCTTCCCCCTTCTTCAGAGCCTTGCTATCAGGAGGCTTTGCTGAGGCTCACTTGAGCCTGGTGCCACTGAGGGGCTTGTCCCCAGGGGCTGCTTGGCCTATCCTGCACCATCTCCATGGCTGCCGGGGCTGTGGGGCAGCTTTACAGCCCATTCCACCTCCAGGCCAACCCCTCTTGGGCTCTGAGGCAGAAGCTGCCTTAGAGGCAGCTGGCCGATTTCTGCTGCCTGTTCTAGAGGAAGAACTGGAAGAGGCTGTGGAAAGTGTGCACCTCAGGCCTTGTGGTCCCCCTGAGGCAGTAGGCGAGGTATTCCGTCTTGGTGGAACCCGTCTAGCTGCAAGATGTGCCCACTGGACCCTGGGACCTGGCTGGAGCCCACAAGCCCGGGCCACAGCCCTAGCTGGACTGGTAGAGGCAGCAGGCGAGGAGGGTGGGCCCCTGACTGAGGCCCTTTTGGGGGCTGTGATGGGGATGAAAGGGAGGCTGTGACTAGGGCCACAGCCCCAGGACTCTGAGGGGCCCTGGCAAGGACAGAGGAGATGCCCTGTAGGACCTTAGCCTGGCCCCAGGGACCAGAAAAGGAGGCTTCTTTGGAAAAGGAGAACTGTTGCctggggagttggggggagggagggacaaggCAGATTCCAGGGAAGAGGAGCCGTGGAAAGTACAAGAAACTAGAGGGGGAGGTGGGATGGGGGTGAGATATGAGAATGGCctggggaagaaaaaggggaCTTGGCCAGAGGCCAGATATTCTTGTCAGAGACAAGAATGAGATATGGAGAGTACAGACCTACAAGGACTAGAGGTGAAGAAGGCCCTCAGCACCCAAAAGGAGCCCCATATAGAAGCCAGACTGAAATTAAAGGCTCCAGAGTTGGTAACCTCATGTAGTGTGTGGTTCTTTTTTGTCCCAAAAGGATCTTTTCTCAAACTTTCCCTTGCCTCCACCCAGTGGCCAGTTCCCATTTCCATCCTTATTTCAGCTGAGTAGGTCCAAGCCTGAAGTCATGTACCCAGGGATGGATGAGATGTGAATCTGGACTGGCATGTGGGGTCACTGTATATGGCCAGATATAAGGTTGTGGTTAACTTTATTACCTCCCACACAGCCACAGCAGATCTCTATGAAGGACCTAGGGGATTCACCCAAGTGTGTGCTCCAGAAGAGGAGTCCCTGGGCATGCTGAATGGggctaaaagggaaaaaattgatcAAACAAtagctttattttgtatttcttaatGGCTTTGCACAACCCAAAGATAAGTGAGCATTGGCTAGTTGGGTCTTCTGTATATGGCCCAGGAGCCTAGGAGTGTCTGCTTAAGGGTTCTGCATCTCTGTCCTTTCAGCTCTTTGTGTATGAATATCTCCATCCCTCTGGATCTGCGTCTTCTCTGAGTTATTTCCATTTCTGTGTGTCTGAATTGGCTGTTCTCTGGAGGTGCTTCTGTACTTCTGGGAGGGTGCCCCTGGGCTTCTGTCTCTAAGATTCTAGACTCCTCTGTCACTCCGGCTTTTTCCTGCTGGTGCTGTTGGTGGATGGTTCTCAGTTCCAAGCCTAAGCTCTCACCGCTCCGGAGTGTCTGGCTGGGGTGTGGCCATTCTAAGGGTGTGTCCCGCCATCCCTATTCCTGTCCTCACCCCCTCCGGCTCCCCTCAGGCCCCCTTCTCCAGCCTCTCTCCCCGCTAATTCccatcccgccccccccccccatccatcTGGTCCCCGCTTCCTTACATGGTCACGGCCGGGGCCTCCCTCTCCCGGacgtccccccctccccccgctgTCTCCCGCCCCCCCAACCGGACACAGCCCCCGCCCTGCTGCTACCCCTCAGCCAGCCAGCCCGGCACCCCAGCCATGGAGGACCTGGGTGAGTGGGGCTAGAAGCCCCGGGACCACGAGCCCCCCTTTCCAGTCCGAGATGCCTCCATCGCCTCTCCCAACCCCATCCCACCGCCCCTCTCCCTGGAGTTCATTTTCTGCTTCCCCACACCGCACCTCCTCtcgtctctccccacccctattcATCTTTGCCTCTTCTGCCTTAAgggctctcttcctttcttttctccatttctgtctcaGTTCTCTGTCCTCGGCCACTCCCCGCCTCAttgcttctctccctcctcttcttgcttctctttcttcctctttctcttcccctccctctcttcctcctgcccAGCTCCACgtctcccttcctgcctctcccttcctGCACTTTTCTccagtcctttcccccttttctcccgAGGAACTGAGTGAGGTTCACTGGTCGAAAGGCTGGAGGGACCAGGGAGTGGAGCGGAGGAACCAGATACCTGGGTTCTGagaagggagcagaggggaggcaTTAGGTTGGTGGCAGTGGGGATTCCTGGGTGTGGGTCTGCAGAAGAAAGCTTCGAGCAGGAGGACAAGGGCCTGGGTCACAGAGAAAGgcgggagtggaggagggagtgggACTAGGAAGGGGAGTCAGGCCACCAGGGAGTACACTTCTCTCCCGGTGACTGTCTCTCTTCGCCTCCCCCTTATCCCCTCTTGGACCACGTATTGTGGTCTTTGGTAGGTAACCCAATCTAGGGGTCCTAGTTGGGGGAAAGAGCTAATCAGAACAGTGTGGGAGCCTGGCAGATTACTTAATGAGAGGGCTGAGAAGGATGAGAGGTCCCTCTGAAGAGGTTTGGAAGAAGGGGCTGGGGCATAGATCAACCAAATGGACACTGAGGCCAGGAGTCTAAATGTTAAAGTGTGAGAGAGGGCCAACTGTAAAGTTGAGTTGAAGAAGATAGGATCTGATAATAATCCAAAAGAGCCAATGAGGTATCCAGCAAAGAGCCCAGGACTTAGTGTACAGATAACACCTGAGAGACAAGTTCTAGACATACGTTCACCTCATATTGTCCTacgtttagagccagaagagaccttgaAGGCTCTTTACTTTTACaagtgagggaactgaagcccagagagattaagtgactttgtgagttgggatctgaacccagctgTTCTCACTTCCAAGCCTGGTGACCTGGTAATGCACCATACAAAGTTGCCTCTCTTCTTTCCACTTGTTTCTTTGTGAATGATAGATCTAGAGTTGGCAGGcagatctcagagaccatctaatccagtcccctcattttacaaatgacgaaGCTGAGGCTTAGGCATATACGCTGACTTGGCTGAGGTCAcctagctagaaagtgtcagaggtggattTGAAgctaagtcctctgactccaaggagcagctaggtggtgaagtgaatggAGCACAGgggctcaggaagactcatcattccgagttcaaatctggtctcacacatTTACCAGCCaggtgacccttggcaagtcacttttaaccctgtttgccttagtttcctcatctgtaaaatgagctagaaaagaaaatgacaaaccactccagaatgtTTGCCAGAAAaaggtggggtcatgaagagtcaggcaggacGGAACAACAAAACCAGAGTGAGAACCTCAGCTGTTACGACCTGCCTGACCTTTGACCAGTCACCACcactctgagcttcagcttccttcatCTATCAGATGGTAATAACTGCATCACAGGCTCGTTATGGAGACTAAATGAGATAGCTAGAAAATGTTTTATGAATCTTAAGATGCtctatgaatgttagctatcatcactttttctgggcctcatttttttactctaaaatgagggggttgggatgTATACTAAAGGGATCAGATTAGATGATCTATAATGTCTGTTACAGTTTATAATCTTATGACCTCATAGAAGCTGTTTTGAGGATTAGATGACACAATTGCTATACAAATACAAGGGCTTTCATGGCTGGAAGTAAAACACCCAACCTGGCACAACTCCCAGGATTGGCCAAGGATGAAACAGCTTGGCCATATTGTGTTGCTCCCAGCTTTACCCTTGTATGGTTTCCCTGGAGGCTTTTTGACCCTGTGATTATCTAACTTTTGGTTTCTGACCCCAACTCTGACTTCGGATCCCTTTCAAACATTTGCCTCCTCTAACCTAGACCAATTCAGCCCCTTAACCTCTAAGTAACCCTCTAGTCCACTCATTCAGAGTCTTCTCACAGATGCTCTTTTGTCTGACCTGGAGTCTACAACATCCCACATCCCTCGGGCTGGGGCTCTTAGGGACCAGCCCCAAGAAGCCACCACTGCTCCTCCTCCCTATAGCCAGCAGCAGCAGGTAAGAAGAGCAAAGCTAAGGGTCTAGGGTTCCTGGGTTGGGGAGGGGCCCTATCATTTCTGAAGCTCCTCTCTAGCCTCAGATGTGTTGCTTCTCTCTGCAGAAGGTGGCCAGGGAAACCTCTGGGGCCTCAGGAGACAAAGACCATCTATACAGGTGAAGGGACTGGAAATGTCCTTTAGAGGCTGGTGGGACTGAAGTTTACCCTTCTCCAAGTCCAAGGGGCTTGCTCCCTCCATGCCACCTGGGCTCTGGTCTGAGTCTTTTTTATTTCTGAGTCctctccccattcttcctctcggCTCTAGCACCGTATGTAAGCCTCGTTCCCCAAAGCCAGCGGCACCCCCATTCTCCTCCAGTGGCGTCCTTGGTGCTGGGCTTTGTGAACTGGACCGCCTGCTGCAGGAGCTCAATGCCACCCAATTCAATATCACGggtaagagaagagggagaattgAGGATAAGGGGAAGAGGCAAGTAATGGTGAGACTAACAACCCCTCCTTCCAACCAGATGAAATCATGTCCCAGTTCCCATCCAGCAAGGCAGCTGATGGGAAACGAAAGGAAGAGCAatctgaggaaaagaaaaggccCACCACGTGAGGCTCTTGGAGACAGGGTTGGAAGGGCTACAGCTTGGTAGCTGGATCCCCAGGTCGGGGGTAGAAGTGGGAAGCATGCAGATCCAGATGCCTGCATTGTATGGGGTTGAGGGTTTGGTAAGAGGGAGGACTGAGAGCTAGGGTTCTTGGGTCTGGGACCTGGTAGGACTGAGAAATGGGGGAAGCTGCTGACCCAACCTATCTCCCTGCAGCCCACCTAGCCCGACACCACAACTACCAAAACCTTCAGCCACCTCAGCTACCCTGGAATTGGACAAGCTGATGGCTTCTCTTTCTGATTTCCGTGTCCAGAACCATGTAAGCTGAATGAAAGGGTCAGGGGTCTCCAGGGAGAGGGTAGTGGCTCTGGTTAGTCCCAGCCACTGTGATCCCAGTACCCACCTAACTCTGAGAGGTCATCCCAACTCTTTCCCTGTCTCCAAGCCCTCCCCCTTCAGCTCAATGGCAGATGGGAACCAAATGGCAGGTGCCTCTGTTTTATACCCTAATAGCTTCCTGCTTCTGGGCCTACCCCAAAGCCAGAGCTGAGCTCAGTGAGTGATACCACGCCCCCACCCACCTCAGGGTCCAACACGGAGGGCAGCCTGGACACCATGCTGGGGTTGCTACAGTCAGACCTCAGTCG from Trichosurus vulpecula isolate mTriVul1 chromosome 1, mTriVul1.pri, whole genome shotgun sequence includes:
- the ARMC5 gene encoding armadillo repeat-containing protein 5, with product MATAKPTPTDSLSFCLAQLTAAAVEGPGGGKDSAANEAPLSRALLALRTRHVKAAGDIERFRARGGLRPLLALLRRTAAVAAGPAPPPAGPGPAPLPATSTGAAGPAPSSGSAPSAPTSAPARLRRTLDLALSILANCCTEGACRTEVRRLGGILPLVSILQCVRTDSIQNRTARALGNLAMEAESCGDIHRAGAVPLLVEILTASQDSQCLQSVVRALRNLADSPQHRLALAQQGAVRPLAELLATTSDPALTSALARALLELSRGCSRACAEQLSLGGGLGPLVSLATHPKRTVRDAAILTLANLCAQGLVRPALGNAGGVEVLLSELRRRRGPSGAGPVSQQALVRAVCLLCREAINRARLRDAGGLELLMSLLRDPRAEAFHPRVVAALVGFLYDTGALGRLQALGLVPLLAGQLSGEVGEEEEEGHEAASCDFPEERTPGPTEAGSFRSLRSWLISEGYAVAPGDISPDWSPEHCPLPELPTAPVRPLQQQCLQDSLSHSPPTSAPNPASLGLETPSHSGNIPNPSPPPLRISGRAEELWGREGPALLLLSRFSQAPDPSGALVTGPALQGLLGYVTGAPGPPNPRALRILTRLTCNPACLEAFVRSYGAALIRAWLVLGVAPDDWRASKPPRARAGDRKHRELGEMLLQNLTVQAESPFGVGALTHLLLSGTPEDRVACALTLPFICRKPALWRRLLLDQGGLRLLLTALSRPAPHPLFLFFAADSLSCLRCLISPSVDFAQPPVDSSSTSPCLYEQLLGPTPSLVPDLHFLLDSGLRLPAIRASAVDASPFFRALLSGGFAEAHLSLVPLRGLSPGAAWPILHHLHGCRGCGAALQPIPPPGQPLLGSEAEAALEAAGRFLLPVLEEELEEAVESVHLRPCGPPEAVGEVFRLGGTRLAARCAHWTLGPGWSPQARATALAGLVEAAGEEGGPLTEALLGAVMGMKGRL